The region AGGACAACGGCGCGTCGTACGTGGTCCACCCCCCGCTGGGCAAGTGGCTGATCGGGATCGGCGAGTGGGCCTTCGGCTACTCCGACGCCGACGGCAACATCGTCTCCGCCGGGCACATCATGACCACCTCCCCCGAATTCGGCTGGCGCTTCTCGGCGGCGATCATCGGCACCCTCTCGGTGCTGCTGATGGTCCGGACCGCACGCCGTCTGTTCGGGTCGACCGTGCTCGGCTGCGCCGCCGGCCTGCTGCTCGCCCTGGACGGCTTCCACCTGGTGCTCTCCCGCACCGCGCTGCTCGACATCTTCCTGCTCTTCTTCATCTTCGCCGCGTTCAGCGCCCTCGTCGTCGACCGCGACCACCGCCGCCGCCGCTGGCTGAGGGCTGTCGAATCGGGTCTCGACCCGAGCGCACCCGGCCGGGCCGGACGGCTGCCGCTGCGGTTCCCCGACAGTGTCCCGTGGTGGCGACTGCTCGCCGCCGTGCTGCTCGGCTGTGCGCTCGGCGTCAAGTGGAGCGCGCTCTACTTCGTACCGGTGTTCGCCCTGCTGGTCATCTTCTGGGAGGTCGGCGCCCGCCGCTCGGCCGGCGTACGACGCCCGTGGCGGGACGCCCTGCTCGGCGAGATCGGCTGGCTGGCCCTGGCCGGCGTGCTGATCGTGGCCACGTACATCGCCACCTGGTCGGGCTGGTTCGTCACCGACCAGGGCTACTTCCGGCACTGGCTGGCCGACTCGGGCAGGAACGAACTGCCGGTCATCGGGGCGTTGCAGAACCTGTGGCACTACCACGCCGAGGCGTACAAGTTCCACACCACGCTGGTCACCCCGCACGTCTACCAGTCGTGGCCGTGGCAGTGGCTGCTGCTCGGCCGCCCGGTCGCCTTCTACTGGTCCTCCGACGGCGGCTGCGGGGCGCCGAGCTGCGCCGCCGAGATCCTGCTGCTCGGCACCCCGATCCTCTGGTGGTCGTTCCTGCCCGCACTGGCCGCCACCGCCTGGCTGGGCATCGCCCGTCGCGACTGGCGGGCCGGGGCGATCATGCTCTGCGTGGCCGGCGGCCTGCTGCCCTGGTTCTGGTACGCCTTCGACGGCCGGACCATGTTCTCGTTCTACACCGCACCCGCGCTGCCGTTCCTGATCCTCGCGGTCACCTACGTACTCGGCGCGATCATCGGCCCGGCCAGGTCACCCGTACCGGCGGCGACGGCGGTCCGAACCCCCGTCCCGGTGGCCGACGCCGACACCGCACCGGCCCTCCTCGACCTCTCCGAGGAAACCCTGCCCGCCGACCTCACCGCCCAGCCCGGCCGTCCCACCTCCGACGACGGCGGCCTGGACCGGCGTACGGTCGGCGCCGTCATAGCCGGCGCCTACGTCCTCCTGGTAGCCATCTGCTTCGCCTACTTCTACCCCGTCTTCGTCGGCCAACTCCTCCCCTACGCCGAATGGTCCGCCCGCATGTGGCTAGCCTCCCGCTGGATCTAACCCCTCCCCCTCCCCTCCCCTCCCTCCCCCCTTACCCCCACCCCTCTCCCCGTCGATCTAGGGCGAATACGTGTGAGTTGATCTCTGATCACCACCATTTGCCCTAGATCGACGAGTGGTGGTGGGGCGGCGTGGGGGCGGCGTGGGGGGTGGGGGCGGCGTGGGGGGTGGGGGCGGCGTGGGGGGTGGGGGTGGGTTGGGGGGTGGGGGGTGGGGTGGTTAGGGGTGGGCGTTGGGCGTTGGTGAACCAGCGGAGGGCCCATTCGATGGGGCCGTAGCGGAAGCGGGCCAGCCACAGGCGGCTCAGTAGGAGTTGGGTGGCGAACACGACCGCGACGAAGGCGAACAGCGCCAGCGGCGAGAACCTTCCCGCGTACCCGAGGCCGATGCCACTGAAGACGATCAGGCAGACCGCCGACTGGGACAGGTAGTTGGTGAGGGCCATCCGACCGGCCGGGGCGAGGGCGGCCCTAACCCCGGCGGTACGCGGGTTGTGCATGATCCGCAGCAGCGTGGCCACGTACGCGGCGGCCAGCAGTGGTGCCGTCGCGACGCTGGCCCCGACACCGAGGGTGCTGCCGTTGCCGCCGAGCACGGTGTAGACAACCGATCCGACCAGCCCGACGGGGAACCCGATCCACTGGATCCGGCGCAGGACGGGCTCACTGCCGGTGACCCGGCCCAGCCACTGTCGGCGGCCGGCGACCATGCCGAGCAGGAACAGCCCCAGCGCGGTCGGGCCCTGGAGGCTGACCGCCTGGAGGACCAGCAGCGGCAGGCCGGCCAGGTGCACCCCGATGTTGTCCCCCCAGCCGCCGAGCATCGCCCGGGTGGCGTGTTCGGCGTTGGCCAGCGCCTCGACCTCGCTCGGCACGAATGCCGACCGGTCCACGAACAGGACGCTGACGATCATGCTGACCAGCACGAAGGCGTACAGACCGATCGCGACCCGGATCGCGGTCCGGTCCCGTACGTTGCGCAGCAGGAGCAGGACCAGGCACGCCACCGCGTACGTGGTGAGCACGTCGCCGCCGTTGAGGAAGACGGTGTGCAGGGCGCCGAGGACGAAGAGTCCGGCGATGCGGCGGAGCATCCGGGCCGAGAAGGCGGCTCCGGCCCTGCTCGCCGACTCCATCTGGAGGGTGAAGCTGTATCCGAAGAGGAACGAGAAGAGCACGTAGAACTTCATGTCGATGAAGACGGACGACAGTGCGCGGACGACGTTGTCCAGGCCGGAGTCGAAGTCAGGGTCGATCACCAGGTTCCCCGGATAGCCCGAGGCCATGAAGGTGACGTTGACGGCGAAGATCCCCAGGAGCGCGAAGCCCCGGACCGCGTCGACGTCGAGAACACGTCTTACCGGACTCTGTGTACTCACACCAATCCTTCCCGTAATCTATGTATCGGCTACACCGTACGAGATACAGAGTACTGAGATCTAAGGTGTGGACAAGACCGGGGCGAGAGATGAGGAGAAGCCGACAGTGACCGAGCGGGCGCTTCCACCGGTGGTGGCGCGGATGTGGGGTCGGGAGACCGCATCCCGACACGGGCCGCGGCCGAGCATCGACCTGGCCCGGATCGTCGACGCCGCGATCGGGATCGCCGACAGCGAGGGGCTGGAGGGCGTACGGATGAGCAGCGTCGCCGCCCGGGTCGGCATGGCGACGATGTCCCTCTACCGGTACGTCGGCAGCAAGGACGAGCTGCTGACCGTGATGGTGGACGCCGCCACCGGCGAGCCACCCGCGCTCGACGGGCGGCCGTGGCGGGACTACCTGACCGCCTGGACCCGGGCCAACCGGGACCTGCTGCTCGACCGGCCCTGGCTGCTGTCGGTCGCCAGCCGCACCCCGCCCGCCGGGCCCAGGACACTGCGCTGGCTCGACCACGCACTCGCCGCACTCGACGGCACCGGACTCGACTTCGGCAGGCGGATCAACATCGCCACCACCCTCACCGGCTATGCCGCCAGCCAGGCGAGCCTCACCCACGGCATGGTCGCGGCGGCCGGCGGCGACGGCTCGATCGACGGGTTGGCCGACTACGGCGACATCCTCGGTCAGGTCCTCGACCCGCAGAACTACCCGGAACTGACCGCCGCCGTGGAGGCGAACGCCTTCGGCGCCGCCGAGGAGTGGATCGACGACGCCGATTTCACCTTCGGGCTCGATCTCCTCCTCGACGGCATCGAGGCCCTGATCACCCGTGGCTCCGGAGCACGGCCGGCCGGGAGCTGACGACGGTCAGGGTCGGCCGGGAATGACAACGCTCAGGGTCGGCCGGGAGCTGACGACGGTCAGGCGACGTCGATGAGGACCTTGCCGACCGCGCCGGCTTCGACCGCAGCGTGGGCCGCCGCCGTACGGTCGAGCGGGAAGTGGTGCAGCGGCAGGCCCGCCGCCTCGCCGACCCGGATCGCGCCGGCTGCCACGGCGGCCGCCACGTCCTCGACCGCGTCCCGCTTCGCCGCCTCGGGCACGGTGTAGACCAGCACGAACCGGTAGCCGACGTTCTTCAGCATCAGCGGGAGGACCGGCAGCGTCACCTCGGCGTGCTCGTCGGTGGCGTACACGGCGATCGTGCCGGCGGGAGCCGTGACGGCGTGGTTGAGAGCGGCGTTGGCGCTCGGGGCGACCTCCACGACGATGTCGACCCCGGCGGGGGCGAACGCGCGGATCTCCTCGGCCGGATTCCCGGTGCGGTAGTTGACCACCAGGTCGGCGCCGGCCGACTGCGCCAGTCCGGCCTTGTCCGGCCCGCTCACGGTGGTCACCACGGTCGCGCCCGCCCACTTCGCGAGCTGGATCGCGGCGTTGCCGACCGCGCCCGCGCCGCCGGCGACGAGCACTATCCGGCCGGCGAGCGCGCCCGGGGCCAGCCGCCGAGGGCCGGCGTCGCCGACGGTCAGGCAGCGGTGCGCGGTCAACGCCGGAATGCCGAGACTGGCCCCGAGGTCGAAGGAGGCGTCGTCGGGCAGGGCCACGGCCTGGCGCGCGGGCAGGGTGACGTACTCCTGGGCGGTGCCGTCGGCGCGCTGCCAGGACGCCTCCCACAGCCACACCCGCTCACCCACCCGGTCGGCGGGGACCCCCTCGCCGACCGCGTCGACGACGCCGGCGCCGTCCTGGTTAGGCACGATCTCCGGGTACGCGAGGGCGCGCCCCGCCATCCCGCGCCGGGCCTTCCAGTCGGTCGGGTTGACCCCCGACACCCTGACCCGGACCCGTACCTCACCGGCGCCGGGCTCGGGTACGGACCGTTCGATCGGATGCAGCACGTCCGGCTCACCGGGCTGCGTGTAGATGATGGCCTTCATGGGTCGAGACTATGGAGCGCTCGGCCCGTTCTCGCGCACTCGACTCGTGACCGCCCTCACAACGGCGTCAGGTGTTCAGGGCCGCGACGAGGCCGTCCGGGTCGTCGATCGTGATGGTGACCGCGGGGTGCCGAAGCCAGCGGCCGGGGGCCAGTCCGGGGACCGGCTCGCGGAACCGGATGCAGACGCCCGCCGCCGTTGTGGTGCCGAAGCTGAGACCCCGGTCGGCCATCGACATGTGCGGACCCATGACCCGCCACCACCTGTACGGCCCGGTGCGCTCGGCCCCGACGATGTTCGCCCGGGGAGTCTGTAGCCGCCAGGGGCCGTACCGGACGACCAGGGTGTCGTCGACGGTGACCCAGGCGGTGTCCGGACGGATGCCGACGAGCGACAGCGGACGCCGGAAGGAGGACGCGAACGCGAAGCCGAACCGTCGCGGCGCCGGCCCGGTCATCGGGGGTCCACCCGGTGCGTACCGGGCTCGACGGAAGTGGGCGCCGGCAGTGGTCCGGAAGGCGCGGGACAGTTCGACCGTTCGGTTCGTCGCACGACGCCGGTCTACCCGGCCAGCGCCGATCAACACGCCGGGCGTCCGTCCACCCTCGCCGCGCCGGTGGCGCATCGATCGAGGGAGCCGGTAGATAGGTGCGCGCCCCGATCGCCTGCCACGGGGGAAGCGGGCGATTGGGGCGCGCACGATGAGCTTAACCATGCCTGTTCACCGAACACAACGGGTGATGTTGAGTCAGATTTCCGACCGCCGCTCGTGCGCACAGAAGACGCAAACAGATCAGAACAGCACAAACCAGCGTCGCGCGCCGCCCGCCCCGGGCCCCTCACCGTGCCAGCCGAGCGCACATAAACGCTGGTGGAAGGGGTTGTCGGGCGATCAACGGCGGCGCTCGCCTCGATCGTCGGATTCGCTACTGAAACATCGGCGTTACCGCTGATCGTCGGGCCCGGTTGAAGCGGATGAACGGGCGGTGAACCCGCCGTCACCGACGCCGGCGATTCCTTCCCGCGTGACCCGCGGGTGCGCCGAACTGTCGAACCTGCGGGCCCTCCATCTTGGAACCCCGGAGGAGAACCATGTCCGATCTAGCTGAGCGCATCAACGCGCTGACGATCCCGTCCACGGACCAGGATCTGGGGCTGCTGTCCAGGCAGATGCCCGTACTACCGACACCGACCACCAACCGGCGGCGCGCCCGCGAACTGCCGGTCGAACCACGGTGGTACCAGCGGGCGATCTTCTACGAGATGTTCGTCCAGGCGTGCTTCGACGCCAGCGGTGACGGCTTCGGCGACCTGCCCGGCCTGACCACCAAGTTGGACTACCTGAAGTGGCTGGGCGTCGACTGCCTCTGGCTGCCACCGTTCTACGACTCCCCCCGCCGCGACGGCGGGTACGACATCCGCGACTACCTCAGCGTCGCCCCGGAGTTCGGCACCATCGACGATTTCGTGACGCTGATCGACGAGGCGCACGCGCGCGGCATCCGGGTGATCACCGATCTGGTGCTGAACCACACCTCCGACACCCACGAGTGGTTCCAGCAGTCCCGGCAGGACCCGACCGGGCCGTACGGGGACTTCTACGTCTGGCGCGACACCGACACCGAGTACGCGCAGGTCCCGATCGTCTTCTGTGACAGCGAGCCGTCGAACTGGACCTACGACCCGGTCCGGCAGCAGTTCTACTGGCACCGTTTCTTCGCCCACCAACCGGACCTGAACTACGACAACCCGATGGTGCGCGAGACCATGCTCGACGTCGTACGCTACTGGCTCGGCCTGGGCATCGACGGGTTCCGGCTGGACGCGGTCACCTACCTGTTCGAGCGGGAGGGCACCGACTGCGCGAACCTGCCGGAGACGCACGCGTACCTGAAGCGGCTGCGCCAGACGGTCGACGAGGAGTTCCCCGGCCGGGTCCTGCTGGCCGAGGCGAACCTCTGGCCGGCCGACCTGGTCGACTACTTCGGTGATCCGGAGGCCGGCGGCGACGAGTGCCACATGGCGTTCCACTTCCCGGTGATGCCGCGGATCTTCATGGCCGTACGCCGTGAGTCCCGCTTCCCGATCTCCGAGATCATCGCCCAGACGCCGCAGATCCCGCAGGGCTGTCAGTGGGGCACCTTCCTGCGCAACCACGACGAACTGACGCTGGAGATGGTCACCGACGAGGAGCGCGACTACCTCTACGACGAGTACGCCAAGGATCCCCGGATGCGGGTGAACCTGGGCATCCGGCGCCGGCTGGCCCCATTGGTCAACAACGACCGCAACCAGATCGAACTGTTCACCTCGCTGCTGCTCTCGCTGCCCGGCTCGCCGGTGCTCTACTACGGCGACGAGATCGGCATGGGCGACAACGTGTGGCTGGGCGACCGCAACGGGGTCCGTACCCCCATGCAGTGGTCGCCGGACCGCAACGGCGGCTTCTCCAGCGCCGACCCCGGCGCGCTCTTCCTGCCGGTCAACCAGGGCCCGGTGTACGGGTACCAGGCGGTCAACGTGGAACGTCAGCTCGAACAGCCGGCGTCGCTGTTGCAGTGGACCCGCCAGATGATCGCGGTACGCAAGCGGCACCCCGCGCTGGCTCTCGGCTCCTTCCGTGACCTGGGTGGCAAGAACTCCACCGTGCTCGCCTTCCTGCGCGAGTACGACGGGCCGGACGGGCACGAGGTGGTGTTGTGCGTGCACAACCTGTCGCGGCATCCGCAGCCGGCGCAGTTGCCGCTGGGCAGCCGGTTCATCGGTCACCTGCCGGTGGAGCTGACCGGGCAGACACCGTTCCCGCTGGTCAGCTCCCGGCCGTACCAGCTCACGTTGCCCGGTTACGGCTCGTTCTGGTTCCAGCTCACCAGCAAGACCCCGAAGCCGCGTACGTCGCCGACGGACTCGCTGGTGGCGGCCGGCTGACCGGGTCGGCGGGACCGGGGACGGGAAACAGGGTGGAAATAATTTAACAATCGTTCATGCGCGGGTGGGGCCAGATGAAATCCAGCTACGTCCATATAGGTGCCAGGCAGATCGCCTGCACCAACGGATGGAGCCGTG is a window of Micromonospora sp. NBC_01699 DNA encoding:
- the treS gene encoding maltose alpha-D-glucosyltransferase; this translates as MSDLAERINALTIPSTDQDLGLLSRQMPVLPTPTTNRRRARELPVEPRWYQRAIFYEMFVQACFDASGDGFGDLPGLTTKLDYLKWLGVDCLWLPPFYDSPRRDGGYDIRDYLSVAPEFGTIDDFVTLIDEAHARGIRVITDLVLNHTSDTHEWFQQSRQDPTGPYGDFYVWRDTDTEYAQVPIVFCDSEPSNWTYDPVRQQFYWHRFFAHQPDLNYDNPMVRETMLDVVRYWLGLGIDGFRLDAVTYLFEREGTDCANLPETHAYLKRLRQTVDEEFPGRVLLAEANLWPADLVDYFGDPEAGGDECHMAFHFPVMPRIFMAVRRESRFPISEIIAQTPQIPQGCQWGTFLRNHDELTLEMVTDEERDYLYDEYAKDPRMRVNLGIRRRLAPLVNNDRNQIELFTSLLLSLPGSPVLYYGDEIGMGDNVWLGDRNGVRTPMQWSPDRNGGFSSADPGALFLPVNQGPVYGYQAVNVERQLEQPASLLQWTRQMIAVRKRHPALALGSFRDLGGKNSTVLAFLREYDGPDGHEVVLCVHNLSRHPQPAQLPLGSRFIGHLPVELTGQTPFPLVSSRPYQLTLPGYGSFWFQLTSKTPKPRTSPTDSLVAAG
- a CDS encoding dolichyl-phosphate-mannose--protein mannosyltransferase yields the protein MASTAQTESRDSDRDHSGGTATEASAAPPADSTSAGPETPGAGPETPDRRGLPAILRRRLVPFDTRLEPYSWLATLLVVAIAAILRLVGLSHPKGKIFDETYYAKDAWGLVSKGVEWNYKDNGASYVVHPPLGKWLIGIGEWAFGYSDADGNIVSAGHIMTTSPEFGWRFSAAIIGTLSVLLMVRTARRLFGSTVLGCAAGLLLALDGFHLVLSRTALLDIFLLFFIFAAFSALVVDRDHRRRRWLRAVESGLDPSAPGRAGRLPLRFPDSVPWWRLLAAVLLGCALGVKWSALYFVPVFALLVIFWEVGARRSAGVRRPWRDALLGEIGWLALAGVLIVATYIATWSGWFVTDQGYFRHWLADSGRNELPVIGALQNLWHYHAEAYKFHTTLVTPHVYQSWPWQWLLLGRPVAFYWSSDGGCGAPSCAAEILLLGTPILWWSFLPALAATAWLGIARRDWRAGAIMLCVAGGLLPWFWYAFDGRTMFSFYTAPALPFLILAVTYVLGAIIGPARSPVPAATAVRTPVPVADADTAPALLDLSEETLPADLTAQPGRPTSDDGGLDRRTVGAVIAGAYVLLVAICFAYFYPVFVGQLLPYAEWSARMWLASRWI
- a CDS encoding NADPH:quinone reductase, whose translation is MKAIIYTQPGEPDVLHPIERSVPEPGAGEVRVRVRVSGVNPTDWKARRGMAGRALAYPEIVPNQDGAGVVDAVGEGVPADRVGERVWLWEASWQRADGTAQEYVTLPARQAVALPDDASFDLGASLGIPALTAHRCLTVGDAGPRRLAPGALAGRIVLVAGGAGAVGNAAIQLAKWAGATVVTTVSGPDKAGLAQSAGADLVVNYRTGNPAEEIRAFAPAGVDIVVEVAPSANAALNHAVTAPAGTIAVYATDEHAEVTLPVLPLMLKNVGYRFVLVYTVPEAAKRDAVEDVAAAVAAGAIRVGEAAGLPLHHFPLDRTAAAHAAVEAGAVGKVLIDVA
- a CDS encoding TetR/AcrR family transcriptional regulator, with product MTERALPPVVARMWGRETASRHGPRPSIDLARIVDAAIGIADSEGLEGVRMSSVAARVGMATMSLYRYVGSKDELLTVMVDAATGEPPALDGRPWRDYLTAWTRANRDLLLDRPWLLSVASRTPPAGPRTLRWLDHALAALDGTGLDFGRRINIATTLTGYAASQASLTHGMVAAAGGDGSIDGLADYGDILGQVLDPQNYPELTAAVEANAFGAAEEWIDDADFTFGLDLLLDGIEALITRGSGARPAGS
- a CDS encoding DUF418 domain-containing protein; the protein is MSTQSPVRRVLDVDAVRGFALLGIFAVNVTFMASGYPGNLVIDPDFDSGLDNVVRALSSVFIDMKFYVLFSFLFGYSFTLQMESASRAGAAFSARMLRRIAGLFVLGALHTVFLNGGDVLTTYAVACLVLLLLRNVRDRTAIRVAIGLYAFVLVSMIVSVLFVDRSAFVPSEVEALANAEHATRAMLGGWGDNIGVHLAGLPLLVLQAVSLQGPTALGLFLLGMVAGRRQWLGRVTGSEPVLRRIQWIGFPVGLVGSVVYTVLGGNGSTLGVGASVATAPLLAAAYVATLLRIMHNPRTAGVRAALAPAGRMALTNYLSQSAVCLIVFSGIGLGYAGRFSPLALFAFVAVVFATQLLLSRLWLARFRYGPIEWALRWFTNAQRPPLTTPPPTPQPTPTPHAAPTPHAAPTPHAAPTPPHHHSSI